Part of the Natrialbaceae archaeon AArc-T1-2 genome, ACCTCGTTCTCGCATATCGAAGAGCGCGTTGAAATGTGCAGTCGTATCCTGCATACGCACGCGGTGCAACTAAGACGCTTTTTCTGGTGTATTGTCCCGTGCTATCGCCACGTTCTCGAACAGCTGGGACGTCCCTCGAGTCTCGAACCGATGCGCGATCACCGACTGCACCGACGCTAATCCATTCATGACTGACATCGGCTATCACGTCTCACACGAGCAGTTTGCACCGAGCGATCTCCTCGAGTGGATCCAACGTGCACAAACACAGGGATTCGATCACGCGCTCGCGTCGGATCACTTCCATCCCTGGAGCGAGCAACAGGGCGAGTCGGGGTTCGTCTGGTCCTGGCTCGGCTCGGCGATGGAAGCGACCGACATGACCTTTGGCACGGTCAACGCGCCCGGCTACCGCTATCACCCCGCCATCGTCGCACAGGGCGCGGCGACGTTGCGGGAGATCTATCCCGGGCGATTCTGGCTCGCTGTCGGCAGCGGTCAGATTCTCAACGAGGGGATCGTCGGGACCGACTGGCCGGTCAAACGCGACCGGAACGCTCGCCTCGAGGAGTGTGCCGAGATCATGCGCCGACTCTGGGACGGCGAGGAAGTGACCCACCACGGTCGCGTCGACGTCGAGCAGGCGAAACTGTACTCGCGTCCCGAGACGCCACCGCCATTGATCGGTGCGGCACTTTCCGAGGAAACCGCCTCGTGGCTTGCCGAGTGGGCCGACGGGATGATCACGATCGCCACGCCGGATCACGAAGACGACGCCAGCCGCGTCGAGGCGTTCCGGGAGAACGCACCGGAGAAACCGGTCTACCTCAAGGCCCAACACTCCTACGACGAGACTGACGAGGCCGCACTCGGGGGCGCATACGAGCAGTGGCGCAACCAGTGCGTGCCGGGAACGGTGACACAAGAGCTCCGGACGCCCGAAGAGTACGACGCCCTCGGTGCCCAACTCTCCGAGGAACACGTCGAAGAACACGTTCGCGTCTCGGCAGATCCCAAAGAGCACGTCGACTGGATCGAGGCGGACCTCGAACTCGACGTCGACAAAGTGTTCCTCCACAACGTCAACACGAACCAGCCGGAGTTCATCGATACGTTCGGAGAGGAGGTGTTGCCCGCACTCGAGTGACGGCTCCGTCACGTGCCGATCCGCTCGACGTCTGCCACCTCGTCGGAATCGTCCTCGGTGGCGTAGCCTTCTGGTCGTGTTTGCGAGCCGTCCCGAACGGTACGTCTTTCACGCCAGCCTGGAAAGGGACGGTCGATGACGGACACGGTCGACGTCCAGGCGGTGACGATCGGCGTCGGAACGGTGGTTGCGATCCTCGCACTCGCCTACGGAACGCTGATCAGCGAGACGCTTCTGGGTGTCGCAACGATGACGATCGCGGCGGTGGCGTTTGCGGCCACGTTCGCGGCGGTCGCCGTCCTCCACGGGGCTTACGGCCGGTCGGATATGGCACTCGCACACGGGGGTGCGGCCGTCGGCTGGCTGCTCGTGGTGTTCGCCTCGAGGGCACTCGGCGTCGTCGCTGGCCTCCTCGTGCTCGCCGCCTGTGGGTCGTACATCGCCGTGGTGACGATCCGTGCCCGAAACGAACAGTCGGGCGACGTCTCCGGAACCTGATATTGGGTAGGGGAACGGCGGTCGGCCGACCGCGATCGAGCGAGGTCAATTCTTAACACGGTTGCACTCCCATCCTACGGTATGCATCGAGGTGTCTCCGGTGGTGAGTAGTCGTGGCATCGGTCGGTTCGCGGTCGTCGTCGTCGGGGCCGCACTGTTCGCTACGGTCGGTGTCGTGCTGTTCGTCGTCTTTCCCGACACGCTCGCGGATCTGTTCGGCGTGATCGTCGCGCTCGTCGTCGTCCTCCTGGGGATCAAGTTCGCGGGCAACGTCGCTGGCTCGCTGTTTCCCTCCTACGACGTCGCCGAAGTCGCCGTCGAGGGACCGATCACCCGTAGCGGGAGCGGCGGACCGTTGCCCTCGAGTCCACGGTCGACGCCGGCAGACGCCATCGTCGAGCAGATCGACCGGGCGGACGACGACGATAGCGTCGAGGCACTGCTGGTGAAGCTGAACACACCCGGTGGTGAGGTCGTCCCGAGTGACGACATCAAGCTCGCGGCAGAACGGTTCGACGGACCGACGATCGCCTACACGACCGACGTCTGTGCGAGCGGGGGATACTGGATCGCAAGCGGCTGTGAGGAACTCTGGGCTCGCGACGCGAGCATCGTCGGCTCGATCGGCGTTATGGGCTCGCGCGTGAACGCGAGCGATCTCGCAGAGAAGGTCGGCCTCTCCTACGAGGGGTTTACCGCAGGCGAGTACAAAGACGCCGGGATGCCCCTCAAAGAGATTGACGACGAGGAGCGCGAGTACCTCCAAGGGCTGGTCGACGACTACTACGATCGCTTCGTCGAACGCGTCAGCGACGGCCGCGAACTCGAGCCGGCCGAAATCCGCGAGACGGAAGCCCGGGTGTTCCTCGGTGAGAAGGCCCACGAGATCGGTCTCGTCGACGAACTGGGAACCCGCGAGGAACTCGAGGACGCCGTCGCCGACCGCCTCGAGCGAGACGAGGTCGCTGTCGAGGCGTTCGAGCCGACACGGCCGTTGATGCAACGCGTCGGGACGGGTGCCCAGCGCGTCGCGTACGCTTTCGGTGCGGGAATCGCGAGCATCGCGGACGACCGCGGGTTTCGGCTGCGGACCTGACGTCGGACCGGAAACGAGCCGAAAAACGAGTGAGTGGTTTTATCGTCGCGGGGAACCCATCGGAAACCGTGACTACGCTGGTCGTCTGCCTCGATCGGACCGACGACGTCGGCCGCAAGACTGGCCTGCGGACGCCGATCGTCGGCTGGGAGGCAGTCCGTGCGCTGGTGACCGACGTCGGTCTCGCAGACCCCGAGGACTCGAGTGTCAACTCGTTGCTCGAGACCTTACACGTCGCAAAGCGACTGCGCGACGACGACGAGGATCCGGTCGTCGCCGTCGTCTCGGGGGATCGCGACTCGATGGTGAGCGCAGACCGCGCGGTGGCGACCCAGCTCGACGACCTCATCGCGGAGTACGATCCCGACTCCGCGATCGTCGTCATCGACAGTGCCGAAGACGAACGACTCGTTCCGATCGTCGAGAGCCGCGTGCAGGTCGACTCGGTCGATCGCGTCGTCGTCCGGCAGGCCCGTGACATCGAGTCGACGTACTACCTGCTCAAGCAGTTTCTCGCCGACGAGGAGCTTCGACAGACGGTGCTGGTTCCGATCGGGCTCGCACTCTTGGTCTTTCCGTTGCTCGCGACGCTCGTCGGTCCCGCCGAGGGGGCGGCAGCGATCACGACCGTCATCGGGCTGTTCCTGCTGTACAAGGGCTTCAGCGTCGACGAGATCGTGACCGGACTCGCACGCCGGGTCCAGGAGTCGCTGTACACGGGGCAGGTGTCGGTCGTCACCTACGTCGTCGCCGGCGGACTCACGCTCGTCGGGCTGTTCGTGGGCGCACTCGGCATCTCCGGCCTCGAGGCGACCTCGGGCGTGTTCCTTCCGGCGATGAAGTTCGCCTTCGACAGCGTGCCGTGGCTGGCGATGGCAGCACTCACCGCGAGTGCCGGTCGACTGCTCGACGAGCTCATCGGCGACGAACCCATCAAGGGATCGTACCTCAACCTGCCCTTTATCGTCGTCTCGGTCGGGCTCGTCGTCCGCGGGTTCTCCGCGTACTTCCTCGAGCGTGGCGGGATAATCGAGCCGTTCGTCGTGCCGCCGATCGACGTCGGCGCACTCACCGTCGATAGCTTTGCGATCACGGCCGGCGAGCGTCTCGCCATGTTCGTCGTCGCCGCGTTCGTCCTCAGTCTCGTCGGCGTCCGCGTCGCGGCTTCCTTCGGCGGCACCGGCTCCGAGGACGTACGCGACGGAACTGACGTCTCGGACGCCGAACTGGTCGATGGGACTCCCGACTCGGGACTGACCGACGGCGGCGCGGCGTCTGACGTCGATCGCGAGGACGACGCCGGGTAGTCGTCGTCATCGTCATCCATTTCCTTTCACCGCGCTAGGTTCGGCCATGAGCGACGCGACCGGGGCGTGGATTGGCCTCTTTTCGGGCGGAAAAGACTCCTCGTGGGCGGTGTATCGGGCACTCGAGCGCGGATTCGACGTTCGGCGGTTGGTCACCGTCCACCCCTCCTCGGAGTCGTACCTCTATCACGTCCCCGAGACCGAACTGGCTACGCTCGCGGCCGAGAGCATCGGCATTCCGATCGTCGAGGTCGATCCCGAGGACTTCGACGCCGACGTTGCCACCGACTCGAGTTCGCAGGGCGACGCCGAACTCGAACCGCTCGAGGCCGCTCTCTGCGAACTCGACGACGAACTCGAGGGCGGCGTCGCCGGCGTCATCGCGGGAGCCGTCGAGAGCGAGTACCAGACGAGCCGCATCGAAGGGATGTGCGACCGCCTCGAGTGTGACCTGTTCGCTCCGCTGTGGCGCGAAGATCCCCTCGAGCTCGCCGAGGCGATGCTCGAGGCGGGCTTCGAGACGAAAATCGTCCAGGTCGCAGCCTACGGACTCGACGAGTCCTGGCTCGGTCGCACACTCGATCGGGAAGCGATTGGCGAACTCGAGGAGCTCAACGAGGAGTACGGCGTTCACGTCCTCGGAGAGGGTGGCGAGTTCGAGACCCTGGTGGTCGATGCGCCGCATATGGACCGGCGGATCGATCTCGAGTACGAGACCGAGTGGGACGGTACCCGGGGTCGGATTCGAGTGACCGATGCTCGGCTGTCCGGCTAAAAGAGCGGTTCGAGTTCGTCCTCGTCGTCCTCGACGAGGCTCTCTAGGTTCTCTTCGCTTTCGGCCTGGATCTCGTCGATGTTGTCCTGGGCTTCGATCGCGACCTGCTGGAGGCGTTTGATCCGTGGCACCTGGGTCACGCCCGACAGCAGGATCGACGCGGAGACTTCTGGGATCTCACGCGGGTAGTCGCCACCGCGAACCTCCATGCTGCCGGTTTCCTCCTCGAGCCACTTGCGACCGCGCTCGATCCCTTTTCGGTTGAGATACTCGCTGGGGCCGGAGAGAACGAGCAGGGCGCGCTCTGCACCCTCTATCTCACAGGGGAGGGTGAGTCGGCCGAGTGCGGCCTTGCGGACGAGACTGGTGATGCGGTTCGTCGTGTTCGCGGCGTCGAGTTCGGTTCCGTCAGTGCCGCTGTCCGTAAAGCGTGAGAGGAGTCCGCCGCCGGTGTTGAGTTCGACCTCCTCGGAGGCGTAGCCGACGGTCGAAACGCCACCCCCTGAAAGCGTGTTGATGATCTCGCTGGAGTCGACGACGCTCTCGGCGACATCTTCACCGCTGCCGACCTCGCCGGCACCGAAGAGGACGCCGAACCGGCGGACGATCTCGCCGTTGATCTGTTCGTAGCCCCCCTCGACGGACTCGCCAGCCGTCCGCCAGGAATCGTTGTCGAAGACGAGCAGGTTGTCGACCTCGCGAACGAACGTCTGAAACGAGCGGGCGGCGTTTAACGTGTAGATGCCGCCCTCGTCGGTGCCGGGCAACACGCCGAGACCGTAGACGGGAACCGTGTAGATCCGTTTCAAGTGTTTCGCGAGGACGGGAGCGCCACCGGAGCCGGTCCCACCACCCATCCCGGAGACGATCAGAAACGCGTCGACCTCGTGTGTCGGAATCGTGTCGATCGCGTTCTGGATCTCGTCGATGTCCTCCTCGGCGATCTCCGCGCCGAGTTCGTTGTCCGCGCCGACGCCGTGGCCTTTCACGCGGGCCTGGCCGATGAGAACCTGGTTCTCTTTCGGGATACGTTCGAGTCCCATCAGATCAGCCTTCGCGCTGTTTACCGCGACGGCTGCCCGGACGAATCCGCCGTCCGTTCGTTCGTCGAACTCGAGGAACCTATCGACGATTTTCCCACCTGCCTGTCCGAATCCGATCATCGCCAGCTTCATTGTTTGTCAGGGGGCTCCGTTGCCTTGAGAACAGAGTGATCGGAAACATAAACCTTGTGATGGCGTGAATGTCATCACGAATGGTGTATTTCGAGATCCGCCTCGAACCGGCTCACGAGAGGGTGACGACGCCGATCGTGATGATAGATGTATCAGACGATATCGTTAACTCAAGTCAGTATTTTTACAACAGCGTGCGACCGACCGAGTTCGGTCCGTCGGCGTCTGCTGCGGGTCAGCGCCGAACGAGATCGGAGATGCGATCAGTGAGACCGCCGTCGGCACCGAGTTTAAGATAGTAGGCGTCGCCGTCGTCTTCGTAGTAGTCGTCGATTCGGCGTTTGATCTCGAACCCGAGGTGTTCGTAGAACTGGAGCGCGTTCTCGTTCGTCGTCCGGGCGTGGCAGGTGACCGTGCTGTTGTCTTCGGCGACGCGGGCGACCAGTCGCTTGCCGACCCCCTCGCCGCGACGGTCCGGCGAGACGGCAAGAAAGAGGATGTAGCCGTCACGTCGGACGGCAGCGAAGCCGACCAGCTCGTCGTCTTCGGCGTAACAGTATACCGTTGCGCGTCGGAAGGCGTCGGTAAAGAACCCACGTCGCTGTTTCAGCACACCCTCTCGTTGGTGGATGTGCTCTTTCAGCTCCCAGGCGTCCTCGACGAGATCGTCATTACCCGGGCCGACGACGTGGATGTCGATCTCGACGCTCACTACATAGCATTAGCAGGGACGCAACTATAACTCCACCGGCACCGGACGGTGTCGGGAAGCGACGGACATACGGTTCGGGCCGTCGAATCCATCAAAGCATGGGTTTCGAACTGCGCGATCACACGGCCGACGTCGCCGTCGCCGCGACCGGCGACACCCTCGAAAAGACCGTCGCCGCGTTCGCGGACGGACTCGCGGCGGCCTGTGCCGAAGACGTACCCGACGTCGGCGATCGATTCGAACTCGCCGTACACGCCGAGAGTCGCGAGGCGCTGTTGTTCGATTACCTCGACGAACTGATCTACCTGCGAGACGTCCGTCGGGAGCTTCCCGTCGACAACCGCGTCGAGCACCTCGATGGTCCCGACGACGAGGACGGAACGTGGCGACTCGAGGCGACCGCCCGCGGCGTTCCGCTCGAGGAGGTAAGCGCCCGCGAGGTGAAGGCAGTGACGTATTCGGAGATGCGCCTCGAGGAGACCGCCGAGGGGTGGGAGGGGTACGTCGTGCTCGACGTCTGACACTCTGATGGCTGTGCCTGTGTTCCGGCGGGACCACTAAGACGTTCGCGGGCGACGATGCGCCGGCCGGACCGTTTTGAGGAGGGGAGACGTATCGCGTACACGTTCGACCATGTCACTTCGTTCGCGCTCAAGCACGCTCGCGTCGTTCGTCCTGATCTCTCTCGGATTGCTCGTCGCCGTCGATCCCGTAGCCGCCCACGAGGAGTACGTCGTCGAGGAGGAACGGAACGTCGGCGTCGCGGAGTTTTTCGCCGACGCGGTCGCCGATCCGCTCGTCGTCGGTCCGCTACTCGCCGGCGCGGTCATCGTCGCCGGCGTCGTCGCCGCCTACCTCGCGTTCGATCCAGCACCCCAGGACGTCGCTGCCTTCCGGTACGCTATGCGGGAGTACGTCGAGTACGTCCCGTGGCTGCTCCGGATCTCGGTCGGGATTCCGCTGATCGGCGCCGGGTTCGAGGGCTACTTCTTCAGCCCCGCCGTCGAGATTCAGATGCGCCTGCTGCAAGTTGCGCTTGGCTTTCTGTTGCTTTTCGGTCTGGCGACGCGAGCCGTCGCGCTCGTGACGCTCGCGGTCTATCTCGCAGGAGCCGTCGTCTGGCCGACGCTTCTGTTACAACTCGAGTTCGTCGGTGCGACGGTCGCGATCGCGATCGT contains:
- a CDS encoding TIGR03885 family FMN-dependent LLM class oxidoreductase, which produces MTDIGYHVSHEQFAPSDLLEWIQRAQTQGFDHALASDHFHPWSEQQGESGFVWSWLGSAMEATDMTFGTVNAPGYRYHPAIVAQGAATLREIYPGRFWLAVGSGQILNEGIVGTDWPVKRDRNARLEECAEIMRRLWDGEEVTHHGRVDVEQAKLYSRPETPPPLIGAALSEETASWLAEWADGMITIATPDHEDDASRVEAFRENAPEKPVYLKAQHSYDETDEAALGGAYEQWRNQCVPGTVTQELRTPEEYDALGAQLSEEHVEEHVRVSADPKEHVDWIEADLELDVDKVFLHNVNTNQPEFIDTFGEEVLPALE
- the sppA gene encoding signal peptide peptidase SppA, translating into MVSSRGIGRFAVVVVGAALFATVGVVLFVVFPDTLADLFGVIVALVVVLLGIKFAGNVAGSLFPSYDVAEVAVEGPITRSGSGGPLPSSPRSTPADAIVEQIDRADDDDSVEALLVKLNTPGGEVVPSDDIKLAAERFDGPTIAYTTDVCASGGYWIASGCEELWARDASIVGSIGVMGSRVNASDLAEKVGLSYEGFTAGEYKDAGMPLKEIDDEEREYLQGLVDDYYDRFVERVSDGRELEPAEIRETEARVFLGEKAHEIGLVDELGTREELEDAVADRLERDEVAVEAFEPTRPLMQRVGTGAQRVAYAFGAGIASIADDRGFRLRT
- a CDS encoding DUF373 family protein, with product MTTLVVCLDRTDDVGRKTGLRTPIVGWEAVRALVTDVGLADPEDSSVNSLLETLHVAKRLRDDDEDPVVAVVSGDRDSMVSADRAVATQLDDLIAEYDPDSAIVVIDSAEDERLVPIVESRVQVDSVDRVVVRQARDIESTYYLLKQFLADEELRQTVLVPIGLALLVFPLLATLVGPAEGAAAITTVIGLFLLYKGFSVDEIVTGLARRVQESLYTGQVSVVTYVVAGGLTLVGLFVGALGISGLEATSGVFLPAMKFAFDSVPWLAMAALTASAGRLLDELIGDEPIKGSYLNLPFIVVSVGLVVRGFSAYFLERGGIIEPFVVPPIDVGALTVDSFAITAGERLAMFVVAAFVLSLVGVRVAASFGGTGSEDVRDGTDVSDAELVDGTPDSGLTDGGAASDVDREDDAG
- a CDS encoding diphthine--ammonia ligase — protein: MSDATGAWIGLFSGGKDSSWAVYRALERGFDVRRLVTVHPSSESYLYHVPETELATLAAESIGIPIVEVDPEDFDADVATDSSSQGDAELEPLEAALCELDDELEGGVAGVIAGAVESEYQTSRIEGMCDRLECDLFAPLWREDPLELAEAMLEAGFETKIVQVAAYGLDESWLGRTLDREAIGELEELNEEYGVHVLGEGGEFETLVVDAPHMDRRIDLEYETEWDGTRGRIRVTDARLSG
- a CDS encoding tubulin/FtsZ family protein, which gives rise to MKLAMIGFGQAGGKIVDRFLEFDERTDGGFVRAAVAVNSAKADLMGLERIPKENQVLIGQARVKGHGVGADNELGAEIAEEDIDEIQNAIDTIPTHEVDAFLIVSGMGGGTGSGGAPVLAKHLKRIYTVPVYGLGVLPGTDEGGIYTLNAARSFQTFVREVDNLLVFDNDSWRTAGESVEGGYEQINGEIVRRFGVLFGAGEVGSGEDVAESVVDSSEIINTLSGGGVSTVGYASEEVELNTGGGLLSRFTDSGTDGTELDAANTTNRITSLVRKAALGRLTLPCEIEGAERALLVLSGPSEYLNRKGIERGRKWLEEETGSMEVRGGDYPREIPEVSASILLSGVTQVPRIKRLQQVAIEAQDNIDEIQAESEENLESLVEDDEDELEPLF
- a CDS encoding GNAT family N-acetyltransferase; translation: MSVEIDIHVVGPGNDDLVEDAWELKEHIHQREGVLKQRRGFFTDAFRRATVYCYAEDDELVGFAAVRRDGYILFLAVSPDRRGEGVGKRLVARVAEDNSTVTCHARTTNENALQFYEHLGFEIKRRIDDYYEDDGDAYYLKLGADGGLTDRISDLVRR
- a CDS encoding archease; amino-acid sequence: MGFELRDHTADVAVAATGDTLEKTVAAFADGLAAACAEDVPDVGDRFELAVHAESREALLFDYLDELIYLRDVRRELPVDNRVEHLDGPDDEDGTWRLEATARGVPLEEVSAREVKAVTYSEMRLEETAEGWEGYVVLDV
- a CDS encoding DoxX family protein, encoding MSLRSRSSTLASFVLISLGLLVAVDPVAAHEEYVVEEERNVGVAEFFADAVADPLVVGPLLAGAVIVAGVVAAYLAFDPAPQDVAAFRYAMREYVEYVPWLLRISVGIPLIGAGFEGYFFSPAVEIQMRLLQVALGFLLLFGLATRAVALVTLAVYLAGAVVWPTLLLQLEFVGATVAIAIVGSGKPSADHVLARLAGGPGTIYGRIDVVYERARRTKDRLAPSEATAPTVVRVGLGATFVFLGATQKLLQPGLALAVVDRYDLTAVVPASPELWVLGAGLAEVTLGLALIVGAFTRAGAAVAIAMFSLTLFALPDDPVLAHVVLFGMASVLLITGGGPYSVDNRMERLEDDLEATVPSTVT